One Polyangia bacterium genomic region harbors:
- a CDS encoding TolC family protein, translated as MAAKMAGMMIAALVLAGASPARAQQALTIDDAVTVALKQNRDVIAARLDIDAAQLDVVAARVYPNPQFEYSFGNIVLGNANAQGMNLHPGAFSQPVQNVGLSEIVDIWAKRSARVTAADRGVEHHRWLVEDALREIVYAVRSAFADVVREQSERALAHEVVSRYDQTVKISQARFRAGDISEAELRKIELEGLRYQNAVIDADLELDVARQHLAGLMGFGSAAPLPAELQPWDKRQTFNLDALVTTAMSDRPDLHAAHAAHAAGEASLSSARREAFPDISVGANYTHSDFTVSGDNPNTLGLNLALPLPLFDRNQANIGRARLDIVRADNDTERLRLQVQRDVGEAVRRAQRAQALLAVFEGGGMIDRADGSLRVAEKSYKAGAISLLELLEAQRTFLDIRGQYLRALHDYRQSTIDVSHAVGERTK; from the coding sequence ATGGCGGCGAAGATGGCGGGAATGATGATCGCGGCCCTGGTGCTGGCCGGCGCGTCGCCGGCGCGCGCCCAGCAGGCGTTGACCATCGACGACGCGGTCACGGTGGCGCTGAAGCAGAACCGCGACGTCATCGCCGCGCGCCTGGACATCGACGCTGCCCAGCTGGACGTGGTGGCGGCGCGCGTCTATCCGAACCCGCAGTTCGAATACAGCTTTGGCAACATCGTCCTCGGCAATGCCAACGCTCAAGGCATGAACCTGCACCCGGGCGCCTTCAGCCAGCCGGTGCAGAACGTGGGTCTCAGCGAGATCGTCGACATCTGGGCCAAGCGCAGCGCGCGGGTGACCGCCGCCGATCGCGGCGTCGAGCACCACCGCTGGCTGGTCGAGGACGCCTTGCGCGAGATCGTCTACGCCGTGCGCTCGGCCTTCGCCGACGTCGTGCGCGAGCAATCCGAGCGCGCGCTGGCCCACGAGGTGGTGTCCCGTTACGACCAGACGGTGAAGATCTCGCAAGCGCGCTTCCGGGCCGGCGACATCTCCGAGGCCGAGCTGCGCAAGATCGAGCTTGAGGGCCTCCGCTATCAGAACGCCGTCATCGACGCCGATCTGGAACTGGACGTCGCGCGCCAGCACCTGGCCGGGTTGATGGGCTTCGGTTCGGCGGCGCCGCTGCCGGCCGAGCTGCAGCCGTGGGACAAGCGGCAGACTTTCAACCTGGACGCGCTGGTCACCACGGCGATGAGCGACCGGCCGGATCTGCACGCGGCGCACGCGGCGCACGCGGCCGGCGAGGCGTCGCTGTCGTCGGCGCGACGCGAGGCCTTTCCGGACATCAGCGTGGGCGCCAATTACACCCACAGCGACTTCACCGTGTCGGGCGACAACCCGAACACGCTGGGCCTCAACCTGGCGCTGCCGCTGCCGCTGTTCGATCGCAACCAGGCCAACATCGGCCGCGCTCGCCTCGACATCGTCCGCGCCGACAACGACACCGAACGCCTGCGTTTGCAGGTTCAGCGTGACGTCGGCGAGGCGGTGCGCCGGGCTCAGCGCGCCCAGGCCCTGCTGGCGGTCTTCGAGGGCGGTGGCATGATCGACCGGGCCGACGGCTCGTTGAGGGTGGCAGAGAAATCGTACAAGGCGGGCGCTATCTCTTTGCTGGAACTGCTGGAGGCGCAGCGGACCTTTCTGGATATTCGCGGACAGTATCTGCGGGCGTTGCATGACTATCGACAGTCCACGATCGATGTCAGCCACGCGGTTGGAGAGAGGACGAAGTGA
- a CDS encoding efflux RND transporter periplasmic adaptor subunit: protein MGRKSSWVPAQAVSATWLAVAAGAVIVAGCSKGNAEAPESAEQSANGPEGARDFIKLDPGSPRLDFIKIEVVKESSRGSEIALPGRVTFDEDHTQRVASPIDGRVVGILVKPGDKVRAGQPLIELSSPQVGQLQSDALKAMSDLSVAQKAIDRAHKLQGDGAISDKEVAQTEGEFRKAKSDYARASAQLKSLGVTPGEPAVNVALRAQIPGVVVERNVLAGQEVRADQAMPLLTISSLDVVWVLGDVYEQDLSAIEPGSTVSVSVPAYPGQKFAGTVKHIGDVVDASSRTVKVRCTVANADHRLKPEMFAKVLIENVGGHKFIAVPSKAVLSDGETSVVVVATEGNVFKSRKVEVGPDNSGTVRILAGLTAGEKIVTDGAIFMKKEVDRR, encoded by the coding sequence ATGGGAAGGAAATCATCCTGGGTGCCGGCGCAGGCGGTGAGCGCGACCTGGCTGGCAGTGGCCGCGGGCGCCGTCATTGTCGCCGGATGCAGCAAGGGCAACGCCGAGGCGCCCGAGTCGGCGGAGCAATCCGCCAACGGCCCGGAGGGCGCGCGGGACTTCATCAAGCTGGATCCCGGCAGCCCGCGCCTCGACTTCATCAAGATCGAGGTGGTCAAGGAATCGTCGCGCGGCAGCGAGATCGCCTTGCCCGGCCGGGTCACCTTCGACGAGGACCACACCCAGCGGGTGGCCTCGCCCATCGACGGGCGCGTGGTGGGCATCCTGGTCAAGCCGGGCGACAAGGTGCGCGCCGGCCAGCCGTTGATCGAGCTGTCGTCGCCGCAGGTCGGTCAGCTGCAGTCCGACGCCCTGAAGGCGATGTCGGATCTCAGCGTGGCGCAAAAAGCGATCGACCGCGCCCACAAGCTGCAAGGCGACGGCGCCATCTCGGACAAGGAAGTGGCGCAGACCGAGGGCGAGTTTCGAAAAGCCAAGTCCGATTACGCGCGGGCCAGCGCCCAGCTAAAATCGCTGGGCGTGACCCCGGGCGAGCCGGCGGTGAACGTGGCCCTGCGCGCGCAGATCCCCGGGGTGGTGGTCGAGCGCAACGTGCTGGCCGGTCAAGAAGTACGCGCCGATCAGGCGATGCCGCTTTTGACCATCAGCAGCCTGGACGTGGTGTGGGTGCTGGGCGACGTGTACGAACAGGATCTCAGCGCCATCGAGCCGGGCTCGACGGTCAGCGTTTCGGTGCCGGCCTACCCGGGACAGAAGTTCGCCGGCACGGTCAAGCACATCGGCGACGTGGTCGACGCCAGCTCGCGCACGGTGAAGGTCCGCTGCACGGTGGCCAACGCCGACCATCGGCTAAAGCCCGAGATGTTCGCCAAGGTGCTGATCGAGAACGTCGGCGGCCACAAGTTCATCGCCGTGCCGTCGAAGGCGGTGCTCAGCGACGGCGAGACATCGGTGGTGGTGGTGGCCACCGAAGGCAATGTCTTCAAGTCGCGCAAGGTCGAGGTGGGGCCGGACAACAGCGGGACGGTGCGGATCCTGGCCGGGCTGACGGCGGGCGAGAAGATCGTCACGGACGGGGCGATCTTCATGAAGAAGGAAGTCGATCGTCGCTAG
- a CDS encoding UvrD-helicase domain-containing protein translates to MPRPDALYPKPDQLRHLPHPRSAVIEASAGTGKTYLLEHLVLDRLIDGDLRIENILVVTFTDKGAAELGRRLRAAIDRLLAVAAGAAPPDGDVSDPERCWRLDAAAVQRLQRARQSFDRATIATMHGFCQTVLTENPFASQRLFSQRHVDSAQIFGLVFRDVLRRRLTIDADLLPYVTAWLESGRKVVDLESLLFEARRFAVNSPWAVAFDPAHIAAAVADFLALMDDGGAARAALAAQIGNLTKSKSAETRLDVVATICRSFAASGDLPTLLRDFDAAVEKKDFITYLETKLPPKIYSGDAERLRRAFFALLEAVVPLGIAVAHLCLPLVNQALHDHKRQNGLFDFDDMLALVAESLDGPHGEGLIRSLRARYHCALIDEFQDTDPIQWRIFRRLFLDSEEKNPLIIVGDPKQAIYGFRGADVRTYLAARQAVSGTSGPAVHLMRNYRSTPAVIGAYNAILDQQSKVPFFDAGGDILYDRPVSAAREGAAGPAVTLLQVTPTLPGQMRARDVRRTVTQRIAREIRALLDGPAPPPAGEIFVLTRTGAEGEAVAAALRETGVPFTFFKQDGLYQTKEAKQVLDLLAAVDDPENRSKRLRAWLTPFFGLALRDLPACAAVGPDHPLRARLQAWKAMADERQFEALFHRILDDSGVIRRELFAGAGQRRLTNYLHIFDLLLAQTAKGQRGLSDLIIQFGGLQDSTRKPDPEDGNVQRRESDADAVQIMTMHKAKGLEAEVVFLYGGFTAWSGGYRKVRAFTVDGQRVAHYGRPRRTAIDERMKAEQSQDDQRLLYVALTRARSRLYLPYFGSLPAGDEELETPPRETETWDKLKGGYRHLNRRLQLLVGDAVFNDPRREFFVSDAVPCPPEPNDETTAAAARIDRDRRRAWQAWRPPAALLADDSEARARPLAALRRRKGFTITSYSRIKQAHGGFQAPEDPLDDGLGEEDAFVEPATATVTAATALTATVTAPSAATVDRAGDGAAALPGGALSGIFLHAVLEAIPQGSLAGRPSLPEWIALPAVREVFARAMHRFDRQPEHLADAQRLVYTALTTPIALSPQRRIDGIGQVERLLREVEFVYPALDQPAASKDDGGAFVKGFIDFIVEVDGRVYLGDWKSDWLPTWEPAAVSAHVAANYELQARLYAIALVKMLGIASAADYAARFGGMIFVFLRGLPGAVHLWRPTWTDVVGWRAELPHTVGAATEEPS, encoded by the coding sequence ATGCCCCGCCCGGACGCGCTTTATCCCAAGCCCGACCAGCTTCGCCACCTGCCACACCCGCGCAGCGCCGTCATCGAAGCCTCCGCCGGCACCGGCAAGACCTATCTGCTGGAACACCTGGTCCTGGATCGTTTGATCGACGGCGACCTGCGCATCGAGAACATCTTGGTCGTCACCTTCACCGACAAGGGCGCCGCCGAGCTCGGCCGCCGGCTGCGCGCCGCCATCGATCGCCTGCTGGCGGTGGCGGCCGGCGCCGCGCCGCCCGACGGCGACGTCAGCGACCCGGAACGCTGCTGGCGTCTGGACGCGGCGGCGGTGCAGCGCCTGCAACGGGCGCGACAGTCGTTCGATCGCGCCACCATCGCCACCATGCACGGCTTCTGTCAGACCGTGCTGACCGAGAATCCCTTCGCCAGTCAGCGCCTGTTCTCGCAGCGCCACGTCGACAGCGCGCAGATCTTCGGCCTGGTCTTTCGCGATGTCCTGCGCCGGCGCCTCACCATCGACGCCGACCTGCTTCCGTACGTGACCGCCTGGCTGGAGAGCGGGCGCAAGGTCGTCGACCTCGAATCGCTGCTGTTCGAGGCGCGGCGGTTCGCCGTCAATTCGCCGTGGGCGGTGGCCTTCGATCCGGCGCACATCGCCGCCGCGGTGGCTGATTTTCTGGCGTTGATGGACGACGGAGGCGCGGCGCGCGCGGCGCTGGCTGCGCAGATCGGAAACCTCACCAAATCCAAATCGGCCGAGACCCGCCTGGACGTGGTGGCGACGATCTGCCGTTCGTTCGCCGCCAGCGGCGATCTGCCGACGCTGCTGCGCGACTTCGACGCCGCAGTCGAGAAGAAAGACTTCATCACCTATCTCGAGACCAAGCTGCCGCCAAAGATCTACAGCGGCGACGCCGAGCGCTTGCGCCGCGCGTTCTTCGCCCTGCTGGAGGCGGTGGTGCCCCTGGGGATCGCGGTGGCCCACCTGTGCCTTCCGCTGGTGAACCAGGCCCTGCACGATCACAAACGGCAGAACGGTCTGTTCGACTTTGACGACATGCTGGCCCTGGTGGCCGAGAGCCTGGACGGCCCGCACGGTGAAGGGCTGATCCGATCGCTGCGCGCTCGTTATCACTGTGCGCTCATCGACGAATTCCAGGACACCGACCCGATCCAGTGGCGCATCTTTCGCCGGCTGTTTCTCGACAGCGAGGAAAAAAATCCCCTGATCATCGTCGGCGATCCCAAGCAGGCCATCTACGGTTTCCGCGGCGCCGACGTCCGTACCTACCTGGCGGCGCGCCAGGCGGTGTCGGGCACCAGCGGGCCAGCGGTGCACCTGATGCGCAACTATCGATCGACGCCGGCGGTGATCGGCGCCTACAACGCCATCCTCGACCAACAGTCGAAGGTGCCGTTCTTCGACGCCGGCGGCGACATTCTTTACGACCGCCCGGTCAGCGCCGCGCGCGAAGGCGCCGCCGGGCCGGCGGTGACGCTGCTGCAGGTGACGCCGACCTTGCCTGGACAGATGCGCGCCCGCGACGTGCGGCGCACCGTCACGCAGCGGATCGCCCGCGAGATCCGCGCGCTGCTGGACGGGCCGGCGCCGCCGCCAGCCGGCGAGATCTTCGTCCTCACCCGCACCGGCGCCGAGGGCGAAGCGGTGGCGGCGGCGCTGCGCGAAACCGGCGTGCCCTTCACCTTCTTCAAACAGGACGGCCTTTATCAGACCAAAGAGGCCAAGCAGGTGCTGGATCTGCTGGCCGCCGTCGACGACCCCGAGAACCGCTCGAAACGACTGCGGGCCTGGTTGACGCCGTTCTTCGGATTGGCCCTGCGCGATCTGCCGGCCTGCGCCGCCGTCGGCCCTGATCATCCGCTGCGGGCCCGGCTGCAAGCCTGGAAGGCGATGGCGGACGAACGACAGTTCGAGGCTTTGTTTCATCGAATTCTCGACGACAGCGGCGTCATCCGGCGCGAGCTGTTCGCCGGCGCCGGCCAGCGCCGCCTGACCAATTACCTGCACATCTTCGATCTGCTGCTGGCGCAGACCGCGAAGGGGCAACGCGGCCTGTCCGATCTGATCATTCAATTCGGCGGCCTGCAGGACAGCACGCGCAAACCCGATCCGGAAGACGGCAACGTGCAACGGCGCGAGAGCGACGCCGACGCCGTGCAGATCATGACCATGCACAAGGCCAAGGGGCTGGAGGCCGAGGTGGTGTTTCTCTACGGCGGCTTTACCGCCTGGAGCGGAGGCTATCGCAAGGTGCGGGCCTTCACCGTCGACGGCCAGCGCGTCGCTCACTATGGGCGGCCGCGACGGACGGCGATCGACGAGCGCATGAAGGCCGAACAGTCGCAGGACGATCAGCGCCTGCTGTACGTGGCGCTGACGCGCGCGCGATCGCGCCTGTACCTGCCGTACTTCGGCAGCTTGCCGGCGGGCGACGAAGAGCTCGAGACGCCCCCTCGGGAGACCGAGACGTGGGACAAGCTGAAGGGCGGCTATCGTCACCTGAACCGCCGCCTGCAGTTGTTGGTAGGCGATGCGGTTTTCAACGATCCGCGGCGAGAGTTCTTCGTCAGCGACGCCGTCCCCTGCCCGCCCGAGCCCAATGACGAAACGACGGCCGCCGCCGCCCGCATCGATCGCGATCGCCGCCGGGCCTGGCAAGCCTGGCGGCCACCGGCCGCGCTGCTGGCCGACGACAGCGAGGCGCGGGCCCGCCCGCTGGCGGCGCTGCGGCGGCGCAAAGGGTTCACCATCACCTCGTACTCGCGCATCAAGCAAGCGCACGGCGGCTTCCAGGCGCCCGAGGATCCACTGGACGATGGCCTCGGCGAAGAGGATGCGTTTGTTGAACCGGCAACGGCGACAGTGACGGCGGCGACCGCACTGACGGCAACGGTGACGGCGCCGTCGGCAGCGACGGTCGACCGCGCTGGCGACGGCGCGGCCGCGTTGCCGGGCGGCGCGCTGTCCGGGATCTTCCTGCACGCGGTGCTGGAAGCGATTCCGCAGGGCAGCCTGGCGGGCCGCCCGTCTTTGCCCGAGTGGATCGCCCTGCCGGCGGTGCGGGAGGTCTTTGCGCGCGCCATGCACCGGTTCGATCGCCAGCCGGAGCACCTGGCCGATGCCCAGCGCCTGGTTTACACCGCATTGACGACGCCGATCGCGCTGTCGCCGCAGCGGCGCATTGACGGCATCGGCCAGGTCGAACGCCTTCTCCGCGAGGTGGAGTTCGTGTATCCCGCGCTGGATCAGCCGGCCGCCTCCAAAGACGACGGCGGCGCCTTCGTCAAAGGGTTCATCGACTTCATCGTCGAGGTCGATGGCCGCGTGTATCTGGGCGATTGGAAAAGCGACTGGCTGCCGACGTGGGAGCCGGCCGCCGTCAGCGCGCATGTCGCCGCCAACTACGAGTTGCAGGCGCGGCTTTACGCCATCGCGCTGGTGAAGATGCTCGGCATCGCGTCGGCGGCGGACTACGCAGCGCGCTTCGGCGGGATGATCTTCGTCTTTCTGCGCGGGCTGCCGGGCGCGGTCCATCTCTGGCGTCCGACCTGGACCGACGTCGTCGGCTGGCGCGCCGAATTGCCCCACACCGTCGGCGCCGCGACGGAGGAGCCGTCGTGA
- the recD gene encoding exodeoxyribonuclease V subunit alpha: protein MNDGPLPPALVVALRDADVPDETVYLAGEAASPSWAPALDDDDRRAWALLVVASLEAHRRGDTRLPLPSAKTSSAAEGEAGEPGGLSPLLRALGVGDDDRRRTLDLAARLLTTPALAPMVGQAGAYKPFIVDDGCLYHQRVLAVEERLAAALRVRLRETASALSDADLARAFGAGPAAGTALSDEQRTAVQAALQRSLTVISGGPGTGKTSVIAALLRAATALGLLPADIALGAPTGKAAQRITESLDAGQAGAGAPAAQTLHRLLGYQPADGGHFRHHRNYPLPYKLIVVDEGSMIDLFLMERLLGAVATDARLVLLGDADQLPSVDAGAVFRDLAPLAVRLTRSYRLDPATPAGRAILLAAEAIRAGRSDDLALPVRARAAELTFTGVEQLAPSARRAQATLEEFFDRWQTRAQARLPDGAPDARAVFSFRGGEPAPDDGRALATLFAHQHQQRILCVTRGAARPTGADAVNAALHRRAARAGDGAIVPGEPLIMLHNDYDRGLYNGDLGLCVRASVDGAAPALTAVFPRGDVFVAHPLATLGADLSLAHALTVHRAQGSEVEAMALILPDDDLPLLTRELVYTALTRARSSAVIVGRAAILQTALARQLRRSTGLGARLALARPSDDRLPSS from the coding sequence GTGAACGACGGACCATTGCCACCGGCGCTGGTGGTCGCTCTGCGCGACGCCGACGTGCCCGACGAGACCGTGTATCTGGCCGGCGAGGCGGCGTCGCCCTCGTGGGCGCCCGCCCTGGACGACGACGATCGACGCGCCTGGGCCTTGCTGGTGGTGGCGTCGCTGGAGGCGCACCGGCGCGGCGACACCCGGCTGCCGTTGCCGTCCGCCAAAACCTCCAGCGCCGCCGAAGGCGAGGCCGGCGAACCCGGCGGGCTTTCGCCGCTGCTGCGGGCGCTGGGCGTGGGCGACGATGATCGGCGGCGCACGCTGGACCTGGCAGCGCGGCTGCTGACGACGCCCGCCCTGGCGCCGATGGTGGGCCAAGCAGGCGCGTACAAGCCGTTCATCGTCGACGACGGCTGCCTTTACCACCAGCGCGTGCTGGCCGTGGAAGAACGCCTGGCCGCGGCGTTGCGCGTCCGGCTGCGCGAAACCGCGTCCGCGCTTTCGGATGCCGACCTGGCCCGCGCATTCGGCGCCGGGCCAGCGGCGGGCACGGCTTTGTCTGACGAGCAGCGGACGGCTGTGCAAGCGGCGCTGCAACGATCGCTGACCGTGATCAGCGGCGGACCCGGCACCGGCAAGACGTCGGTGATCGCCGCGCTGTTGCGGGCGGCAACGGCGCTGGGGCTTTTGCCCGCCGACATCGCGCTTGGCGCGCCCACCGGCAAGGCTGCCCAGCGCATCACCGAATCGCTCGACGCCGGGCAAGCCGGCGCCGGCGCGCCGGCGGCGCAGACGCTGCACCGGTTGCTCGGCTATCAGCCGGCCGACGGCGGCCACTTTCGCCATCATCGAAATTACCCGCTGCCCTACAAGCTGATCGTCGTCGACGAAGGTTCGATGATCGATCTGTTCTTGATGGAGCGCTTGCTGGGCGCGGTGGCCACCGACGCGCGTCTGGTGCTGCTGGGCGACGCCGATCAGCTGCCGTCCGTCGACGCCGGCGCCGTCTTCCGCGATCTCGCGCCGCTGGCCGTGCGGCTCACGCGCAGCTATCGCCTCGATCCCGCCACCCCCGCCGGACGCGCCATCCTGCTTGCCGCCGAGGCCATCCGGGCCGGCCGCAGCGACGACCTGGCGTTGCCGGTCCGGGCGCGCGCCGCCGAGTTGACGTTCACCGGCGTTGAGCAACTGGCTCCGTCCGCCCGGCGAGCACAAGCCACGCTCGAGGAGTTTTTTGATCGCTGGCAGACGCGCGCCCAGGCCAGGCTGCCCGACGGCGCGCCGGATGCGCGCGCGGTGTTCTCGTTCCGCGGCGGCGAGCCCGCACCCGACGACGGCCGCGCGCTGGCCACGCTCTTCGCTCACCAGCACCAACAGCGGATTCTCTGCGTCACCCGCGGCGCTGCCCGCCCGACCGGCGCCGACGCGGTCAACGCGGCCCTCCACCGGCGCGCCGCCCGCGCCGGCGATGGCGCCATCGTCCCCGGCGAGCCGCTGATCATGCTGCACAACGATTACGACCGCGGCCTTTACAACGGCGATCTCGGCCTGTGCGTGCGCGCGTCCGTCGACGGCGCCGCGCCCGCGCTGACCGCCGTCTTCCCGCGCGGTGACGTCTTTGTGGCGCACCCGCTGGCCACGTTGGGCGCCGATCTCTCCTTGGCCCACGCGTTGACCGTCCACCGCGCGCAAGGCTCGGAGGTCGAAGCGATGGCCCTGATCCTCCCCGACGACGATCTGCCGCTTTTGACCCGCGAGCTGGTTTACACCGCCCTCACCCGCGCCCGCTCTTCCGCCGTCATCGTCGGCCGCGCCGCGATTCTGCAGACCGCTCTGGCCCGCCAGCTCCGACGCTCAACCGGCCTCGGCGCCCGCCTGGCGCTGGCCCGACCTAGCGACGATCGACTTCCTTCTTCATGA